The window TCTTGCTCTCGGTCCCCCAAAAGCTTCTTGCCAGGTATCTATCAGGATCAATATCTTCTCTTTGACATGATAGTCCGGCTACAATTTGCATCATAAATACTATGAGAAAACTTAAATAGAAATGAAAGTGATATTGTATAGCACTAACAAACAATCAGACTGCTGGAGGGGTATATGCTACCTTCTTTTTTGCTATTCTAACCATATCATGGAGGAGGTCTTTCTCTGCTACATGCATATGAACAATGTCTCCACAATTCTTTATTATTGTTTCCAACAGCTAGAATGTAGCGAACAGACGAAAATAAAACCAATTTAGACCACTGTAATAAAATTTCGTTAACAATGACAAACAATGTGAATATACAAATGGCATCTACAGCAGAAAGGAATTGAACATAAAGTTCAGTGAAATTTGCAGTACACCAtcaactagttttttttttgtgcatagAAACTCTAAATCTGCCAACTCTCTAGACTGCTGGATCTAAGCCATTCATCTCTTTTCACTTCTATGAACTGAGTATAAAGTATAAACACATGAGAGTAATCCGCACGGGAACATGTCCATCTTACTAAAATAAATTTCTGTTTTCACACTGTACAAAAATTTCACCATGATTTGTTCCATACGAGAGTAGCACTGGTATTAAAAATCCACTAGGCATACAACAAGAAATGTAAGTAAAGATCTATCATAATACATCAAAACTCAATGATTACTTGACCCAAATAGGGAAGAACATAAAGCACTGACAAACATACAATGACAATACAGAAATAAGATACACCATCTTAAAAGCAAAGGCATTgctcataaataaaaaaaacatacacacacacacacacacacacacacacacacacacacacacacacacaaacatacaATGACAATACAGAAATAAGATACACCATCTTAAAAGCAAAGGCATTgctcataaataaaaaaaacatacacacacacaaacgcATCCATTAACAAGTTTTACCGTAAGCTGAAGGAAACAATAACACAACTCAGCCCGTAAATATATGGCTAATTAAAAGACAAGTACACTAATCAATAAGAGTCCTGGGACTAAATTTTTTTAGGTAAATAAAgtataaaatttaaagaaatgaaaaacaatGCACTGAAAACAACAAGGATTGATAGCCAAATTGGCCACTTTacttaattaaaatgaaacagtTCCATGAAGCTTACTGTTAAGGCAAGAAGTTGAACTTTTGAATTCTTACTTCCAAGGCGCTTCTTTATACCTTTAACAACATCCTTCGCTTGCCTGATTTATGAAACCAAACAGAGGGTTTGAATCTAGGTAATCTTCAACAAAAAGATCCAATCTAGAGAAGCATACATCCAGTTAGCTCGTGACAATAACTAAAATCAGAAGCACAACACTTGATACGAACACAACAGGGTGAAAAAGGCATTCTCGTGTCTATCCCGTCTAACATGCTTTGTGTACATCCTAAATAACGAAAAAGAATTAGCAATTAAGTGCATCATTTGCAGCTTTGGCATTCCGAACAGTCAAAGCAACGTCTATGGCTTGTTTATGTTGCCTCCAAACCTATGGTATATGCTTATTACTACAAATATACAACGAGCATTACTAATCACTCCTACAATTGTAAAATATTGAGCTCAATTATACACACTGACCAGTAATCAGTCAAAAAACCATTAAAAATGCATCCAATTAATTAACATTTCAGCTGACCACATTCAGAAAGATCCAATTTATGACATCATACGAACCCGCGCTCACAATCGAACGCACTAAATCGCAACCATATCCAATTTTACAAACAAAATTGTAATAAATCGccagaatttgttattttttatcctttcctatcatttttttttgcactTCTATCCTCGAATTCTCTCAGCAACAAAACACAAAGTTAACTGTTCGATCAAATTCAACCAACATCTTCACTCCCTCTTTGATTCAaagtatacatatatatcatcacaaacacatcaaaAACATAGTTACCCCAAAAATGATGCAAGGATCAAgctaaacaaaaaagagagtTATAATCGAGTGCGACGCATACACAGGGTCGTGGTTGCATATGTCACAGATTTCGAGGTTCATGGCCCAATCAGGACCGATAAGCATGTCGCTCGTGGCGCGTTCCACCATATAATTCACCATCCCTCCTGCTCTTCCTCCGCCCGAAAGTCGCCGCCGCGATCCGAATACCACACCCACCGGCCTCCGATTGCCGCCAAATCGCAGAAGACTCCAAAAATGCGACGGAATCTTTCTTCCGGcgtctctctctctagaactgcttctctctttctctctctctctctctctctctctctctagactgTTCCTCTGTGTGAGAGATCGCtggcttcctctttcttttctgTTGTTGAGGCACCgaattgttttcctttttccttgaaCTGTTTATCGGGGATGGAAGTAGATTTGACAGGCCAATGAGGTGAGGACACGTATTGGAAGTTCGGAGATTCGCGTGCCGTGGGGTGGTTTGTGGTGTACTTGTTGTGCACCGTTTGCTTGGCCTGCCTTTTTTCATCAACGGTTGACTCTTTAATTCTGTTATCTTTGTGTCACCGACTTtccatttgcttcttttttctgttttttcacCCATGACAACATCTTTTGTTGCAATTTTGACAAATGACTTCAAAATTATCGCGGCTCAAAAATTCAAAGCATGGTGTAGTTGTTACCTAAGCCAGGGCTCAACGGACGGATgccattgaccaaaaaaacaaatgacATGCCTacgttattttttaaatatttttagagatAAAGGGGTTGACCTGTTAGACAATAAAGAGTCTGAGCTCTTAACTCGAGTTTGAATTTTcatgaatatatttttttatgtcacGCTATGCTATAAGGAAGAATGTTAGTTTGCCATCACTTTATGATAGGATAcctttatttaaaataaaaataacatttttttaataatattgacCCATTAATTTAACGACATAATGATAAtccattatttaattaaaaatggaCATTGGTTTTATCCACAGTAccaaacattttcaccaaataaTGTTTATTCAAAGGATAATGCAAGATTAATCAGTATTTAAATactaattcaatcatcaacaaccacgttaatttacaaaatatgattttagTAGATGATATTCCGCATTCCCCTAATAAGGTTTTCCTATGGAATTCCGCATTTTGAAAACTCTAATTTTGTACCATGGCTCGACAAAGCTCAACAGGTCAATCTGCCCACGCATGCAGCTCCTCGCAATCCTATCCAACATGAAGCTGTGAGCTCTGATGCCTCCAGTGATCACAACTCCAAGCTTGTCCAAGATGGTACATCGCTTGCGTTGAAGTACTTAGAGATCCAACAACGTCGGCTTGGAAGCGCTGTGATTCCTCGACCACCTTTCGTGCTTTCTTTCTCAGCTAGAGGTTCTCAAGCTCACTGGCGCCCGGTAGTACCGGGCATATATACGAGTACTTCCTACATTACCAAACCTCAGGCATTATTGATAGAGAGACTGCTGTTAACCTGGAGAAAATTGTTGTAAATCCCGAAGATAAATGGCGTTATTCGTTCATCGACCACAATTGGAATGAGCACAGGCTGTTGGAGAAAGTAGAACTGGCAAGAGACCATGCTATGAAGGTGCTTAAATCTGCAGTAATCTTTATACATTAAACACTGAAAAATATATTGACATTCCATATAATAATACATCACAGCAGTTTTGGCTTGTTAACAGTAAAATAAAAACTCTGACTGGCTTTTACGACAGCACCGAAATAAATTTTATCATAACTAAATCGCCCTCCTTGAACGGTTGATCCTTCGTGGTTGAGAAAAGGATCCGGACAGAGCTCCGTGTACAGGACACAAATGTGGCAGTTGGGTAATGATAGATTTCTGACACTTGAAACTTCAACAGAATTGAAATGTCAGCTGGTGCCGGCTTAGTAAGGAATAGGTGCTCGGACAGAAGGCGGGCCGGATTTCATGTCCTCAATAATAAGATTCAGGAGAATCTGGGTCAACGAGCCTTCTTTACCTGTGTAATAAGCTCCAAAAGTTTCATTAGGCAACATTTGAAAATAGTagttaaaagaaagaaacacaTCAAAAGAAAGCACAGGGCGGACATTTGGTCGGTCATTCATTCGGTTAATTTATGTTCAAAGTTACACAGGATGGAGATAAGTTCTTACCATCCCCAATGATCTGCTCGTCCCACTGCACTACAGGGCGGACGAGAATTCCACTGCCAATAAGCATCATCTCATCTGCCTTCTTCCCTTCCTCAACAGTCACATTGTCTACTCTTACTCCCCGAAGCTTGCCCTCCCCCACCAGCCCCTCTGCAAGAGCCAAAACTCTCCTCGCTGTGCACCCACTTAGGATTTTGTCAAACTGAGGCATCACAAGTTCCTTCTCTTTTGTAACAAAAGCCACATTCATGTTAGGCCCTTCAGCGATGAATCCATCTCCGTCCAGCCATATGGCTGCGAATGCACCCTTTTCTTCAGCCTCCATCTTCGAAAGCACATTTGGAAGATAATTCACACTCTTCATGGTTGCAAATTGGGGGGGTTTTATTGGGATCGAAGAAGTTACTACTTTAATTCCCTTCGAACTAAAGGGCGATTGATCTTGGATCACAATAGCATAAAGCGATGGCTGATGGCAGCCAGATGGGGATAACTGAAAATCACCCGGTCCTGCTGAGAGCCAGTATCTCAGAGATCCTGTTTTGCACTTGGAAACACTCACAGTTTGTAAAAGTATCCTTCTTATGGTTTCCCTATCAAATGGCAGGTCAATTTTCGCCATGGATGCTGACCTTAAAATACGGTCAAGGTGCTGGTCCAACTCGTAGAGATATCTTCGATGCAGAGAAGAGAGAACAATAAACAAAGTTGAACTTACTGAATAATTCACATCTTAAAAATTACAGCACTGAAAAtctgtgtgtgcgtgtgtgtgtgtgttaagaTCATACAAATTTTCAAAATCCATGTTCGATGTTGAACAAAAATTATCCAGACATTAAAAGGCCAAACTCACTAACCCATCCTTTATAGCAGCAGTGTCGAAAACACCATGCCCTCTGTGGACCATGTGGTCATCAATGGGAATCACCATAGCAGCTGGATCCGTCGTAATTCCTCCGAAAACGCTAGAGTACATGGCGAGAAATTGTTGCTTACCATTCTGATTTTCGCGGTGTGCTTTTAGCCTTTCAATTGCCTTTCTACATAGAAAAGTTCAAATATCATAAAacagaagtaaaaaaaaaaaaagtcttgaACATGGATATTTAGTAATTAGTACTAATCTATGAAGTCTGAACTAATCTTTTCCAGAATCAAACAAGTCTCAAACTTTACCACACTTCATCGCAGAAAATAATAACTCAAGACaccaattaatattttttttacttatttcgCTGTACTTTTCTAACTTTTACTGCAAGCAAAGAACTTTAAGAACAGTACTGAAGCATAGAGTACTATATGCACACCCTATGTAATTATGTCCGTTGATTTTTCTTTCGTTtattgaatccaagaacataaaCGAATACGGGTGTGCAGAAGAGAAAAGTTCATGATTCAAAGGCGAGAAGGTGACCTCTGTGGAAGTCAACTGTGGAACCTCAGAGACTTGGATCCCATAATCTGGCACAACCAATATTGTCGTTGTTAGTGTTCTAATCATGAACTTATATGTGAGTACTAgagtttttttcaaaaaaattcgACACGTTTATAAAAGCGACTATGAACAGAAGTGCTTCTACGAACTTACCGGACACAGCTTTGGTTCGGTTCGACCTTCTGATGGGCCTCATCTCTCCGGCTCCGAACGACCCATGTTGAAAATTAAGCAACCCATGTCCGGAAAATAGATGATTTCGTGAAACTACGATCAAACCCCTTGAATGGCGAGCTGGGTTTATGGGAAAATGCTGGGTTTGCGAGATGGGTTTCGGGAGAGACGGGAGGGAAGCCATGGAAGCGATCGGAGTGAGCTCTGCGAAAACGAAGACGTCTATCGATGACTGAGCTTAATACTGGATCGAAGGTGGATCCTGcctttacattttttattccTCGTGTATTACCACCACGGCTTAAGGTGGCGCGTGGAGTGCACACTCCGGGGTTTAAAGGATAGGTTTTGAGCTTGGAAAAGATCATGTGTAtaacttggaaaaaaaaaaagaaagaaaaagttttaacgaaaaactacgaTACTGTTAACtttaacaaataaattatattttaacattaaaaagtcaatcctggtactatttactttaccctttattttttccttatcgtcaaaattcaaagttttcaagctatttttattagttttccaaaaaaaaaaaatactactacATTTCGTTAAAATCATATTTCTGATCGTTTGGTATTTCCTATCTAAATTCAACTTTTTATGCGATCAATTACTTTAATATCATGCgtgattgcatttcattcaaaTCAGTTGAAATGACGTGATAATTATATTTCTTCTCTGCAAAATTTTTTTGACAATCACAAAATGACAACAattcttttgagtttttaatgAGCCATTTCAAagtattgtattaaaaaatcaaaagatgTCAAGGAAAAATGAAGGCTTCTTGTTTCTTCTAATGGATTTATGCCAATTTTTTAATGGATTGACGTCATTGTGCAAATTAGCTTTTGGCTTTTTGTTTGATAGAATCTATGAAGCTTTACAGCAACTCCACTGTTGCAAAGGCTCTCTCGGACTATTCGCTATTTAATCAATTCAGTGAATAGTAATTGTTCTTAATAAATAGTAACTatttttgcatctccacccctacactaAATAGtcatggcaataggcaataatatcttagtatttttttatttataattaatattatattattaatttatctccgaatcctcctccttcttccttcttctctaCAGATTTGGTtctgcttcttcttcaaatctttttcttcaattatgcatcttcttcttcacttcctttttccttctttgtttgtttatcGAAAAACTTCTTCTTCAATTATGCATCTTCTGCATCTTCTCCGACAACCATTTATGAGGAAGTCACGACGCCGGCTTCGGGAAAGCACGACGCCGACTCCGGGAAAGCTCATGATGCCTACTTGGCCTTTAAAGAAGACGAATCCGAAGGCTCTGGTGGGTTTGGgaccggagaggatcctctctgCAGCTTCCAAGAACGACGGAGGTCGAGTAGCTGTAAGGTTGAGGCCCAAAAATGTAGAGGAGATGATGGATGACGTTGCCCAGACGTCAGCCTTGCATCACGTGGCCTTTGGGCTCTTGGGCTGGCAACTCCTGCCGGGCCCCTCCCTCGGGCCTGCTCGGGCTCGCTCGCCAACACACGCTGGGCTTCATCACCCGGCCTATTTGGGCCTGTTCCTGTGCCTGTCCCTTGGGCTGGAGCACACGGTGCAAGTgcttttaacgaaaagctctggtactgtttattttaacgaaaaatcatatttttatactaaaaaatcaattataatactattcactttaccttttattttgtcattatggttaaaacttaaagttttcaaaccattttcattagtttttcttagaatgtaacttttgtttttattttcttaaataatatatatatatcaaaaaaTAGGATAATAAATTGGCTTTAAATTcgtaatttatgaaatttgttttaaatatttattatttatgcgcaaaaaaatattattaactgTAATATtcaatgacaaaaattaaattttattttcgaaGTATGGTTAGTGGACTCACCATTTGCAATAGGATGTTTCTTGTACCTAATTagacaaattattataatatttttataattaggcCAATCATAACCTAACGGCCACGGCCTACCAAGTTATCAAATTTTCAGCTAACCAAAGCGGTTGTGAAGTGTACGCGCCACCACACAAACACCCGCCAAATCCCGATTGCGTAAAAAAGGTGCTGACTTGCTGATCATATCTGAAAGCAACAACACCGACTTCTCTCATACGTTTCACACTtgcaaattagggtttttgaaaattcaaattttcaacccACGAACTTGGATCAAGAGCCCCAACATTTGGGGTAATTGAAGAACCTAGGGTTTGCTCGACCAAACTTCAATCAATCATCACTACAAAGAAGCAGAACCTAGTTTGTTTCTGTATCCGATTGAGCTAGGGTTTCTTGAACTTGGTTCAAAAATGGAGATAATCGGCGACGCGCTTCGCCAGGCGTTCATGCCGAAGCACGAGTACGAGAGCCTCCGGGCGGAAGACAGAGCGTGGGTGAAACTTCAGAAACCACTGCTAATGGCGTCCATGGCGTTGGTCTGCCTCGTAGTTGTTGTGTGCACGGTTATTAGCTTGAACATTGTGTTTCCGGCCGACCCGGCTAAGCGGCCGTTCTGCGGCGACCGGAGGCTTAATTCGTTGCCGATGAATGTGAGAGGCGGCGATTCGGATCCGTTTCCGGGAGCGTTTTATCTTACGGATCAGGAAATTGCGGATTACTACTGGATGGTTGTGTTCATTCCCACCTTGATCATTTTCTTGGCTACTTTCATGTATCTCGTTGCGGGTAAGGAAGCTTTCAAGCTctactttgattttttttttttttttttttttacaatttgaaGTTCTTGTTTGGATGCTAATAAATCCAAGAGGTaggaaatgaaatttttgattTTGTGTTTGTTGTAGAAAGGTGGAGACTTGGTTCATTACGAGTGCGTTAGGATCGAAATATCTAGTAAAAAATGATTGTGATTAGTGATAACAAAAGGGAAGACTTGGGGAATGTATAGGTTACATATTGGATAATTGTGAGATCTTGGTCTATTTGGTTAGAAAAATCATCAGAAGTACTATAAGGAAATGGCATTTATAATCCGGGGTTTGCTGTCTCGGATAAGCCATTGTCTAAGTACTCTGAATTGTAAGTTATGGTGTTCACTTGGTGGAATAGATTTATGCTTATAATACTTAAAGTTGATAGCTTTGTAGCTGGTGAATGAGTACTAGAAGCCATGTACTCACCCGGAGCACAAAAGTGAATCTCtttagtagtttttttttttttttttggtattttgtagtAGAAGTAGAACTTCTGTTAAAGACAATCAGAAGAATATGCATCAAAGCTGAAAGACCACCCTTAAAGGGTCGATATTTGAAAACTTAGTAATAAATATGGGGCTTTATATGGTTCCGTAGTGGTTGATTCACACCTCGTGACCAGCTTCATGTCTAGGGCATAATCTGCTTGCGAAGTGTATAAATGAGTATTAATTGGTTGTGCATGGATCATGGTATACAATTTTGTTGGAGAAGGGACATTGTGTTGTTGGATATTGCCTCATTATTCTAcagggaatttttttttgtttttttgagaaaatatttTACAGGGATTAGATCTAACAATTTTCAGGGCAATAATTTGATTTGGAtatgctaaatggttttcaacttCTCATAGTTTCAATCTGGGTGCAGGAATCACCGTTGCTTATTCTGCTCCAACAAGACATGGATGCTTAAAAGTTGTTGAAAATAACTACTGTGCTTCCAAAAGAGGTATGCTCCCTTTGtctttctctctcacactcctggcacacttgttttctttttcctttattGATATTTAGCTGTTATAACTCGTTTTCGCCCTTTCACACTGAAATTTTGCTTCACTTGTTCATGGTTTAGTTATTGGAATATTTCAAATGAACTACTGTATCCTATATATTTAAGTCACCGCTATCTATTGCTTATCACATGTGACTGGACTTGTCATAGATCATCTGGTTGCTGCATACTATCTCAACTTGCTtggctgttttgagtttttaccCTGGTGCTAGTTATACAGTTACTAGTTACTCCTAAATAGCAAATTGGGTATAGAAGTGTAGTGTGCCAGAATTTGTTCACACTTTTTTTAGTTGCAAGTGAGTTAGGGTAAAGGCTTTcttttgttggttaaagatggaTCTAAGAGATTGCTTGCATCATGAAGATTTTTGTACTTCTTATTAGGGCCTTGCCAGAATGGGCATACAGAAGTTCGGTTATGAGTATCTTTTCCCGTGTGGCACTGATGGTTCATCCGTTTTATCATGCCAGTTTTCTTTAACAATACAAATTGTAGCATTTCTTTTATATCCTGGCACCTTTGGTCAGAAGCTTGGCGTTGCATGACAACCTCTAATAATTGATGTTTGACCTCTTTTATAATCTGCAGGTGGAGTTCGATGTCTATCGATTCTGAATGCCGTCTTTGCTATCATATTTGGTCTACTTGCATTGTTTCTTGGCTCTAGCCTCCTAACACAAGGAAGCTCCTGCTCTTTGCCCTTGTTCTGGTGCTATGAGTTTGGATCTTGGGGGATGGTTGTTCTATATGGAGGAACTGCCTTCTTTCTAAGAAGGAGAGCAGCTGCAATCCTTGATGAGGGTGAGTTTGGCGGTCGAAACCTAGGTCTTGAAATGTTGGAGAACCCCGTAGAAGTGTCACCAGAGGTGGAAAGGCGGGTTAACGAAGGGTTTAAAGCATGGATGGGGTCTTCACTCCTATCttctgatgaagaagatgaacctGACAGTTGTTAGGAACTTTCCCACATATCTCCAACTCTAACATGTGAATGGTTTGGCATTTACGTGAAGCCTTTCAGAACTAAACAAGTTCCGGCAGACTTTTTGACAACTTCAGAAGAGGATAGAATAGTTTGAAATTCAACTTTGGCTCATCAAAGATGCCAGCTTTGAA of the Pyrus communis chromosome 1, drPyrComm1.1, whole genome shotgun sequence genome contains:
- the LOC137746584 gene encoding D-amino-acid transaminase, chloroplastic — protein: MYSSVFGGITTDPAAMVIPIDDHMVHRGHGVFDTAAIKDGYLYELDQHLDRILRSASMAKIDLPFDRETIRRILLQTVSVSKCKTGSLRYWLSAGPGDFQLSPSGCHQPSLYAIVIQDQSPFSSKGIKVVTSSIPIKPPQFATMKSVNYLPNVLSKMEAEEKGAFAAIWLDGDGFIAEGPNMNVAFVTKEKELVMPQFDKILSGCTARRVLALAEGLVGEGKLRGVRVDNVTVEEGKKADEMMLIGSGILVRPVVQWDEQIIGDGKEGSLTQILLNLIIEDMKSGPPSVRAPIPY
- the LOC137714343 gene encoding uncharacterized protein — its product is MEIIGDALRQAFMPKHEYESLRAEDRAWVKLQKPLLMASMALVCLVVVVCTVISLNIVFPADPAKRPFCGDRRLNSLPMNVRGGDSDPFPGAFYLTDQEIADYYWMVVFIPTLIIFLATFMYLVAGITVAYSAPTRHGCLKVVENNYCASKRGGVRCLSILNAVFAIIFGLLALFLGSSLLTQGSSCSLPLFWCYEFGSWGMVVLYGGTAFFLRRRAAAILDEGEFGGRNLGLEMLENPVEVSPEVERRVNEGFKAWMGSSLLSSDEEDEPDSC